A genomic region of Thunnus maccoyii chromosome 13, fThuMac1.1, whole genome shotgun sequence contains the following coding sequences:
- the ccni2 gene encoding cyclin-I, which produces MKNPGAAEGRRLVGLLEAALVREARLWKAPVFKNGCIQGADISSSQHQEMILWLGEMSRLFHFCPETFALGVCVLNRLLSTVKAQPKYLKCIAFTSLVLAAKINEEDEVIGSVRDLVVQSGCNFSTAEILRMERIILDKLHWDLYTATPVDFIHIFHALLVSGHPHLIPSIGVGWDLATDPTSLPARSGHQKRPPDFQAALWTRQVQHCMACHQLWQFKGSTLALAIITLELEALTPDWFSVFTDLLKKAQVDSGEFIHCKEMVDEYLHSLEFSLPTNAVYIFDSAQIQDEERVWSPTLRLRQARRERGSDKLGDSDEYYDGFRRLYNEETTPEAGKGDVEGLFDSQQKNVSPCPPLHPAVN; this is translated from the exons ATGAAGAACCCAGGAGCTGCAGAAGGCCGGCGGCTGGTCGGCCTATTGGAGGCCGCTCTGGTCAGGGAGGCTCGCCTGTGGAAGGCACCTGTCTTCAAGAACGGATGCATCCAG GGCGCTGACATCTCTTCATCCCAACACCAAGAAATGATCCTTTGGCTCGGTGAGATGAGCAGACTGTTCCACTTCTGTCCAGAGACCTTTGCACTGGGAGTCTGTGTCCTCAACAGACTGCTGTCCACTGTCAAG GCCCAACCAAAATACCTGAAATGCATTGCTTTTACCTCATTGGTCCTGGCTGCCAAAATCAACGAGGAAGATGAG gtaATAGGCTCTGTTAGAGACCTGGTTGTGCAGAGCGGATGCAACTTTTCAACAGCGGAGATTCTTCGCATGGAGAGGATCATTCTAGACAAGCTGCACTGGGACTTGTACACGGCAACACCGGTCGACTTCATTCACATA TTCCACGCCCTGCTCGTCTCCGGCCACCCCCACCTCATTCCGTCCATCGGTGTCGGCTGGGACTTGGCAACGGACCCCACTTCGCTTCCCGCCAGGTCAGGCCATCAGAAGAGGCCTCCGGACTTCCAGGCGGCGCTGTGGACCAGGCAGGTGCAGCACTGTATGGCCTGCCACCAGCTTTGGCAGTTCAAGGGCTCCACGTTGGCCTTGGCCATCATCACTTTGGAGCTGGAGGCACTCACGCCCGACTGGTTCTCCGTCTTTACCGACCTGCTGAAGAAAGCACAA GTTGACAGTGGCGAGTTCATCCACTGCAAAGAGATGGTGGACGAGTACCTACACAGCCTGGAGTTCTCCCTGCCGACCAACGCCGTCTACATCTTCGACAGCGCCCAGATCCAGGATGAGGAGAGAGTCTGGAGCCCCACGCTGCGCCTCCGACAGGCCAGGAGGGAGCGCGGCAGCGACAAGCTGGGGGACTCGGATGAGTATTACGACGGTTTTAGGCGCTTGTATAACGAGGAGACGACCCCGGAGGCGGGGAAAGGTGACGTCGAGGGTTTGTTCGATTCCCAGCAGAAGAACGTCTCCCCCTGCCCACCGCTGCACCCCGCTGTCAACTAG